The Pyrus communis chromosome 9, drPyrComm1.1, whole genome shotgun sequence genome has a segment encoding these proteins:
- the LOC137744314 gene encoding uncharacterized protein produces the protein MCSRREKLETFHHPIKLSLILSNIKPKHVNFIIPLILCSFVSISLIFYFYFSVPHKIEGNYSVHRKPLITDEEKTNITHILFGIGGSVNSWKDRQHYSELWWKPNVTRGYVWLDQKPDPNMTWPETLPPYRVSEDTSRFKYSCLNGPRSAVRIARIVKESFELGLEKVRWFVLGDDDTVYFTENLVAVLARYDHNQMYYIGGISESVDQNVGHSYNMAYGGGGFAISYPLASELVKILDGCINRYDQFYGSDIRIQACLSEIGVPLTKEPGFHQFDIRGSPLGLLAAHPLAPLVSLHHLDYVQSIFPNHTRVDSVKKLIRVSKVDPGRTLQHNFGYDLRRNWSISVSWGYTVQLYPKLVAAKTLETALQTFQTWSSSMGPFTFDTRSIMLQPCERPIMYLLDQVERVGEDETVTTYKRYKSGVEINCVNCGCRPALEIEIFKVSAPKLNPELWDKAPRRQCVEVINGTEGVDNVIQVQIRGCNRLESVTPP, from the exons ATGTGTTCTAGAAgagaaaaattagaaaccttTCACCATCCCATCAAGCTCTCCCTAATCTTGTCTAACATCAAACCCAAGCATGTTAACTTCATAATCCCCCTGATTCTTTGCTCCTTCGTTTCCATCTCCCTCATCTTCTACTTTTACTTCTCTGTACCCCACAAAATTGAGGGCAATTACTCCGTACACCGCAAACCCCTAATTACCGATGAGGAAAAGACGAATATAACCCACATTTTGTTCGGCATCGGAGGCTCAGTAAATTCATGGAAAGACCGGCAGCACTACAGCGAGCTATGGTGGAAACCAAACGTCACCCGCGGGTACGTTTGGCTGGACCAAAAACCCGACCCCAACATGACGTGGCCGGAGACGCTCCCACCGTACAGAGTCTCCGAGGACACGTCACGGTTCAAGTACTCCTGCTTGAACGGTCCCCGGTCCGCAGTTCGGATAGCCAGAATAGTGAAAGAGAGCTTTGAGTTAGGGTTAGAGAAGGTGAGGTGGTTCGTCTTGGGAGACGATGATACGGTGTATTTCACTGAAAACTTAGTTGCAGTGTTAGCGAGATACGATCACAATCAGATGTATTATATAGGCGGGATATCAGAGAGTGTAGACCAAAATGTGGGCCATTCGTACAATATGGCCTACGGCGGCGGAGGATTCGCTATTAGTTACCCCTTGGCGTCTGAGCTCGTCAAGATCTTAGACGGGTGCATCAATCGATATGATCAATTTTACGGCTCAGATATAAGGATCCAAGCTTGCTTGAGTGAGATCGGGGTGCCGCTAACAAAAGAGCCTGGGTTCCACCAATTTGATATACGAGGCAGCCCGCTTGGTTTGCTAGCGGCGCACCCGTTAGCCCCACTAGTGTCTCTCCACCACTTAGACTACGTGCAGTCCATATTTCCGAACCACACCCGGGTTGATTCGGTCAAGAAGCTAATTAGGGTTTCTAAAGTAGACCCGGGTCGGACCTTGCAGCATAACTTTGGTTACGACTTAAGGCGTAACTGGTCCATATCAGTCTCTTGGGGCTACACGGTGCAGTTGTATCCGAAGTTGGTAGCGGCTAAGACGCTAGAAACGGCGTTGCAAACATTTCAGACTTGGAGTTCAAGCATGGGTCCTTTTACTTTTGATACCCGATCCATTATGTTGCAGCCGTGTGAGAGACCGATTATGTATTTGTTGGATCAGGTTGAGCGGGTTGGTGAAGATGAGACCGTAACAACTTATAAGAGGTACAAGAGCGGAGTGGAGATAAATTGTGTTAATTGTGGCTGCAGGCCAGCCTTGGAAATTGAAATTTTCAAGGTCTCAGCTCCAAAGTTGAACCCTGAATTGTGGGACAAG GCACCGCGTAGACAATGTGTTGAGGTCATCAACGGCACAGAAGGAGTTGATAATGTGATACAAGTACAGATAAGAGGCTGCAATCGCTTAGAAAGTGTGACTCCTCCGTAG
- the LOC137744626 gene encoding zinc finger protein 10-like: MEQARYWMWAKRKHNSLSSSNHDHHVQVPTSNDDSWEEQAFAEDAAGPLGGCIWPPRSYSCSFCRREFRSAQALGGHMNVHRRDRARLKQSPNDETALQNNLHHHQDHDHSVQNSANNPISSSLGSFQFPSRQVCALVYNPKNPSSDPGIIATSSPSSVSKLSAQLPCKKNCAEQTLIPPSSSSSASSPQSWSVLGTNRYHNNKSVARDHIEGEKISRVVEYSGSCRAKGDHQVANNDHNLSVSLNLVVRCAPTSVSSDGDEAIVSCKRRRTDEIPSSIPFFLKSGSVDRVHHLQPAEGFEFSSSSIEELDLELRLGDRPKVIKVNK; encoded by the coding sequence ATGGAACAAGCACGGTATTGGATGTGGGCAAAGCGCAAACACAACAGCTTGAGTTCATCCAATCACGATCATCATGTTCAAGTGCCAACTTCAAACGATGATTCATGGGAAGAACAAGCTTTCGCCGAAGACGCAGCAGGGCCTCTCGGAGGCTGCATATGGCCTCCGAGATCTTATTCTTGCAGTTTCTGTAGGAGAGAGTTCCGTTCAGCGCAAGCTCTGGGCGGCCACATGAATGTTCACAGGAGAGACAGGGCTAGACTAAAGCAGTCTCCAAATGACGAAACTGCCCTTCAAAACAACCTTCATCATCATCAGGATCATGATCATTCTGTCCAAAATAGTGCTAATAATCCCATTTCATCATCTTTGGGTAGTTTCCAATTCCCATCTCGTCAAGTTTGTGCCCTGGTTTACAACCCTAAAAACCCTAGTTCCGATCCCGGTATTATTGCAACATCGTCACCGTCCTCAGTTTCTAAGCTTTCAGCTCAGCTACCATGTAAAAAGAATTGTGCTGAGCAAACCCTGAttccaccttcttcttcttcttctgcatctTCTCCTCAATCTTGGTCAGTCTTGGGCACAAACAGATATCATAACAACAAATCTGTGGCGAGAGATCATATTGAAGGAGAGAAGATTTCGAGAGTTGTAGAATATTCTGGATCTTGTAGGGCAAAAGGTGATCACCAAGTCGCAAATAATGATCATAATTTGTCtgtgagtttgaatttggttgtCCGCTGTGCTCCTACTTCTGTCTCCAGTGACGGTGATGAGGCTATAGTTAGTTGCAAGAGAAGAAGAACGGATGAAATCCCATCATCGATACCCTTCTTCCTAAAATCAGGTTCTGTTGATAGAGTACATCATCTCCAACCAGCTGAAGGGTTTGAATTTAGCTCCAGCTCTATAGAAGAATTGGATCTTGAGCTCAGGCTTGGTGACCGACCTAAGGTAATTAAAGTTAATAAGTAG